One Mycolicibacterium fallax genomic window, GCACCCTGATCGTCGGCGGCGGCCCGAAGACCGCGCTGGTGGCGCTGCGCGACGAGGGTGACCGCGCCACCGAACTGTGGCGGCGCACCGAGGTGAACCCGCTGACCACCGCCAGCCAGGCCGGCCCCGAGTTGGCCTACACCGTGGCCGCCGACGGCGACGGGATGGCCCTGCTGGTGTTCGATACGCGCGACGGCAGCACCGTCAACAGCTATCCACTGGAGCGTGCCGCCGGCTTCCCGGTCGGGGTGTCACTCGGCAGCGACCGCTCGGTGATCGCGGCGACCAGCGCCGGCCAGGTCTACGGCTTCCGGGCCGACTGACCGGGCGGTTTCGGGCCGCGGCGCGCGAGCCTCGCCGTCAGGCCAGCATCGCGTCGACGGCGCTGCGCGGGATGGCGACCGAAAAGTTGCCGGCCGCCTCGGGCAGCAGCGCCCCGCGATCGAAGAAGAAGATCAGCGTGTCGTTGGTGATGGCGAAGTTCTGGTAGATCCGTGGATCCAGGCCCGCGTCGTCGTGGACGACGACGGCGTCACCGAACTGTTCGGCGATGCTCGCCCGCACCAGCGGCAGGATCACCGGGAACGGGTCGGTGTCCTCCCGGAACAGGGTGTCGATGGTGATCGCCTTGCGGTAGCCCTGGTCCCAGTTGAACGCCTTGTAGAACGTCGTGGGATGCGCCCCGCCGACCCATTCGTAGCTCTCCAGCACCACCGTCTGGGTGCCCCGCGGCGGCACCGCCGAGTTGTACTCGGTTGCCTTGGTCTCCAGCACGTACGGCGAGACCCGGGCGTCGGAGTTGCGGGCCAGGTTCAGGAACCCGTCGCGGGTCTGCTTGACGTAGTCCAGCAGCGGGCGCTGGTTCGGGTACAACGCCGGGAAGGTGATGTCGACGGAGTAACCCGGGTCGCTGATCTTGACCTCACAGGTGTTGCCGACCTGCACGCCGTCGATGTCGCTGCACTTCGGCGGGGCCGCCGAGGCGGTACCCAGACCGGCGGTGGCGGCCAGGGCGGCGGCCGCCAGCGTCGAGGAAACGGCGGCCGGAATCGAGGTGCGCATTGGTCAGACAATACCGATGACGGCCCGCCGGGGCGAAAACTTGCAGTTCAGGGCGACGCAGCGGGCAAGCCCGGCAATCCCGGCGCGGGCCAACCGGCATCCGGTCGCCGGTTCGACACACATCGCCAACGGCACCCTGCGAGGATCAATCGGCACATCCCTATGCCACACAGCTGGAGGCCGGCACCGGTGACCGAATTTCTCAACACCCTCAACGGATACATCTGGAGCAACGCGCTGATCTTCCTGTGTCTGGGCGCCGGGGTGTACTTCTCCATCCGGTCGCGGTTCGTGCAGGTGCGTCAGGTCCCGGAGATGCTGCGGCTGATGCTCAAGGGCGAGAAGTCGCCGTCGGGGGTGTCGTCGTTCCAGGCCCTGACCATGTCGCTGGCCGGGCGGGTCGGCACCGGCAACATCGCCGGGGTGGCCACCGCCATCGCGTTCGGCGGCCCGGGCGCGATGTTCTGGATGTGGGCGGTGGCGTTCCTCGGGGCCTCCACGTCGTTCGTGGAGTGCACCCTCGGCCAGATCTACAAGGTCCGGGACCGCCTCACCTACGAGTACCGCGGCGGCCCGGCCTACTACCTGAGCCGGGGCCTGGGCCACACCCGCGTCGCGCCGCTGTTCAAGGTGTACGGCGCCGTGTTCGCGTTGGTGACCGTGCTGGCCTGCGGGCTGCTTTTGCCCAGCGTGCAGTCGAACTCGATGGCCGTGGCGATGGAGAACGCCTGGGGCATGTCGACCTGGTGGGTCGGGGTGGGCACGGTGATCCTGCTGGCCTTCATCATCATCGGCGGCGTCAAGCGCATCGCCACCTTCGCCTCGATCGTGGTGCCGTTCATGGCGGTGCTCTACATCGTGCTGGCCCTGATCATCGTGATGGCCAACGCCTCGGCGCTGCCCGGAGTGGTCAAGATGGTGTTCGCCAGCGCCTTCGGCGCCGACGCCGCGTTCGGCGCGATCGTCGGCTCGGCGATCATGTGGGGCGTCAAGCGCGGCATCTACTCCAACGAGGCGGGCCAGGGCACCGGACCGCACGCCGCCGCGGCCGCCGAGGTGTCCCACCCGGCCAAGCAGGGCCTGGTGCAGGCCTTCGCGGTGTACGTCGACACCCTGTTCATCTGCTCGGCGACCGGGTTCCTGATCCTGTCCACCGGCGCCTACCGCGTCTTCGAGGGTGAGAGCGCGACGGGGGCGGTGATCGCCTCGGGCGGGGCGTTGCCGTCCAGCGTGGTGGAGGTCGGCCCGGCCTACGCGCAGATCGGGTTCGACACCCTGTGGTCCGGCGCGGGCGCCAGCTTCATCGCCGTTTCACTGGCGTTCTTCTGCGTGACCACGATCATCGCCTACTACTACATGGCCGAGACCAACCTGCGGTTCCTGATCGGCCGGTTCGCGACCGTCAGCGTCCCGCTGATCCGCGGCACCGTCGGGTCGAACCTGACCATGGTGCTGCAGGCACTGATCCTGGTGTCGGTGATGAGCGGGGCGGTCTCCACCGCCGCCGAAGCGTGGACCCTCGGCGATGTCGGCGTCGGGCTGATGGCCTGGCTGAACATCGTCGGCATCATGATCCTGCAGCAGCCCGCGTTCAAGGCGCTGCGCGACTTCGAACGGCAGAAGAAGGCCGGCCTGGATCCGATGTTCGACCCGATCGCGCTGGGCATCCGAAACGCGAAATTCTGGGAGAACTACGACCCGAAGACCGGCAAGGACAAGGTGCCGGCAACCGCCCTCAGCTGACCGGCGGTGTGGCCAGGCAGATGAAGGCCGTCGCCCGCGCCGCGGCACCCGCACCGATCCGGGTGAGCACCACCGTCAGCGCCCGGGCGCCCCGCGGCTTGAGCCGACGGCGCAGCGCGTCGGGGTCGATGTCCAGACCGCGCACCAGGATCTCCAGCGGACCGCAGTCTCGCGCAGCCAGGGCCGCCTTCAGCCGCCGTTCGCTGTACGGCAACTCGTCGAGCACCTCGAAGCCGCGCACCCCGGCGGGCAGCGCGTCACCGGACAGGTAGGCGATCTGCGGGTCCAGCTGCCACAGACCGTGTCGCGCGGCGTACTGGCGGACCAGCCCGGCCCGCACCACCGCGCCGTCGGGGTCGACGATCCAGCGCCCCGCCGGGGCAACCGGACAATCGTCGGGCTCGGCGTCGGTGAGGGTCTCGGCGCGGTCCAGTACCGACGCCCGCCGGCGCACCCCCGGCTCGGCCAGCCCCGGCGACCACAGGCACGCCTCACGCACCGAGCCCGACCAGGACGTCACCTCGATCTCCCCGGCGAACCCCAGCTCGGCCAGCCCGGCAAAGTCGATGCCGGGCGCACATTTCACCGCCAGATCGCGGCCGGCGTACACCTCGAGCACGCCGTCCAGCGGCGGCAGGTAGGCCGCCGGGTCGAAGCGGCGCCGGCCGCCGCTGCGCCGCGCCGGATCGATGACGACGACGGTGTCACCGGTGATCGGATGCAGCGCGTCGGCGCGGCACCACAGCGCGGCCGCCCCGAGGTTGTGCCGGGCCATCGCCAGCCGCACCTCGTCGAGATCGCTGCCGATCAGTCCCGACGCCACCGGGGCCAACGCGGCGACCTCGGTGCCGATCGAGCAGGTGGCGTCGTGGACCGCGCGCCCGGCCAGCCGGGCCGCCCGATGCGCGGCCACCGGTGCGGCGGTGGCCTGCTGCAACGCCTCGTCGGTGAACAACCAGTCGCCGGTTCCGGGCAGCTTCGCCACGGCCCGGCGGCGCAGCAGGGTGGTTTCCACCAGGACCCCGGTCCGCTCGCCGTACCGGGCGCGCAGCGCACCGATTTCGGCGACCCGGTCGGTCAGCGGCGCCTCGGCCACCTCGGCCAGCGCCGCGACCCCGGCCTCCGATGTCAGATAGCCGACGTCGGAGACCGTGAAGTTCAGGACGGCGTCGCTCCGTCGGCCGGCTTCGTGCCGGTCACGGCGCTGTCCCCGGCCACGGGGGTGGCCGGCTTCGGCCCGTCCTGCGGTTTGGTGCCGGTCACGGCGCTGTCCCCGGCCACGGGGGTGGCCGGGGTCGGCCCGTCCTGCGGTTTGGTGCCGGTCACGGCGCTGTCCCCGGCCACGGGGGTGGCCGGGGTCGGCCCGTCCTGCGGTTTGGTGCCGGTCACCATTACGTTGTAGAACCAGCCCTTGGGCACCACCCGGCGCCACACGTTGGCGTCGACCCAGCTCAGCGTGGTCCAGCTGCCGAAGGCGAATTTCGCCCAGCCCCAGCCCAGCTTGCCGGGCGGCACGGTCGATTCGAAGGTCCGCACCGGCCAGCCCAGCATGGCGGCGGTGAACTCCTCGCTGGCGGTCGCGACCTGCACCGCACCCGCGTTGCGGGCCATCTGCTCCAGCTCGGCGGGGTCGAAGGTGTGCAGGTCGACGATCCATTCCAGCGCCGCGGCGCGGGAGTTCTCGTCAAGCTCGGCCTGCGAACGTCGCCAGCTGGCCAGGCCCGGCAACTTCATCGCCGCCACCGTCGATTTCCAGGTCAGGTCCGCGAGCCGGCGGGCATAGGCGTTGCCGACCGTGGTGGGCTCACCGGCGAAGATGAACCGGCCACCCGGCTTGAGCACCCGAACCACCTCGCGCAGCGACAGCTCGACGTCGGGAATGTGGTGCAGCACCGCGTGCCCGACGACCAGGTCGAAGGTGTTGTCCTCATACGGGATGCCCTCGGCGTCGGCGACCCGGCCGTCGATGTCCAGGCCCAGGCCCTGCCCGTTGCGGGTCGCCACCTTCACCATGCCCGGCGACAGATCGGTGACCGACCCGCGGCGGGCCACCCCGGCCTGGATCAGGTTCAGCAGGAAAAAGCCGGTGCCGCAGCCCAGCTCCAGGGCCCGGTCATAGGGCAGCTCGCGCTGCACCTCGTCGGGGACGATGGCGTCGAAGCGGCCACGCGCGTAGTCGATGCAACGCTGGTCATAGGAGATCGACCACTTGTCGTCGTAGCTCTCGGCCTCCCAGTCGTGATAGAGGACCTGGGCGAGCTTGGTGTCGTGCCTGGCCGCCTCGACCTGTTCCGCGGTGGCGTGCGGGTTGGGGGCGGGCGACTCGTGCGTGCTGGTCATGGGGAAACCTAAATGTCGATCAGCCATCCGCGGATGGCCAGGGTATGGGGATTGAGCCCAGCCTAAACGACGACCGGGCTCGAACTGGAATCCTGTCCGGCCAGCAACGCGGCATAGCGGCGACTGGCCTCCGCCGGGTCGCAGCGGCCGTCGATGATCGCCTTGGCCGCCGCAACCGCCGCCGCGGGGACGTCCAGGAACCGCTGCGCCCGGGCCAGTGCCGCGTCGTACACCCCGTCGGGGGCGACGAGCTCATCGACCAGTCCCAGCTCGAGGGCCTCCTCCGCGCCGACGAATCGTCCGCTGAACACCAGGTCCTTGGCCTGACCCCGGCCGACAACCTCGGTCAGCGCGGCCAGCGCCGGGGCGTCGGGGATCAGCCCGGCCAGGACCTCGGTGGCCCCGACCTTGATGTTGTCGCCGGCCACCCGCCAGTCCGCGGCCAGCGCCAGCGTCAGGCCCGCGCCCAGCGCGTAACCGGTCACCGCTGCGACGGTCGGCTTGCCGATCGCGGCGACGGCCGCGATGGCCTGGGCCCGAACCTCTGCCCCGACCTCCGCGCCTGCGGCGTCCAGGGTCCGCAGCTCGGGCATGTCGTCGCCGGCGCAGAACATTTCATGTCCGCCGAACAGGATCACCACGGTGATGTCATCGCGCCGGTCCACCTCCTGCGCGGCGTCGGTGAGCTCGCGGCACAGCTGGCGGGTCAACGCATTGGTCGGTGGCCGGGACAGCAGCAACACCCCGACGCCCGGGGTACCCGGATCGGTGTGAACGCTGACGAACTCGCGGGGATGGTGCGGGCGGGCGTGGGTCACGGAGCCCGCCCGGCGCGCGCGGCGTTGTAGCGGTCGCTGTCGAAGAACTCGATCTCCCAGTTGCCGTTGCGCTGGGTCAGATGCGGCTGCACCGCGGTGATCCGGCGCTGCACCGCCAGCACCTCGGCAACGGTGCGCCCGGCCAACGAATCCAGCTGTGTCCAGGTCGGCGGCAGCAGGAAGCTGCGGCTGGCGGCGAAGTCCGCCAGGGCCGCCTCCGGGGTGGCCCAGTCAGCGCGATCGGATTCGGTGTTCTCCCCGTCGGCGCGCTGGCCGGCCGGCAATGCGCCGACGAAGAAGTAGGTGTCGTAGCGACGGGTGCGCTCCTCCTTCGGGGTCACCCAGTTCGCCCACGGCCGCAGCAGGTCGGCGCGCAGGGTCAGTCGCTCGTCGCGCAGGAAGTCGCCGAAGGACAGGCTGCCCGCCGCCAGCGCCGCGCGCTGGTCGGCGTACACCCCGGCGTCGTCGACCAGCAGATCGGCATCGTCGGCCGGCCCGGCGAACAGCACCCCGGACTCCTCGAAGGTCTCCCGGGCGGCGGCGCACACCAGGGCGCGCGCCAGCTCATCGTCGATGCCGAACCGTTCGGCCCACCAGGTCGGCTCGGGGCCGTGCCAGGCGATGCCGGGGCGGCCGTCCCGCTCGTCGACCCCGCCGCCGGGGAACACGATCACCCCGCCGGCGAACTCCATCGCCCGGTGCCGGCGCATCAGGAACACGTTGATGCCGGCCGGGGTGTCGCGGACCAGCATCACCGTCGCGGCCGGCCGGACCGGCAACGGCTCGGGGGCCGTCGTCATCGGCCCCGCCCCGTCATCGATTCGTTGGTCACTATTGCCTCCTGTGTGCGGCCCGGGTACGAACCCGGCGCGCGAAGTAACGGCCGTCGATGACGTCGAGGCCGATGGACTGGCCGAACGCCGTGGTCAGGTTCTCCGCGGTGAGCACGTCGCCGAGCAGCCCCGCGGCCACCGGCTTGCCCTCGGCCAGCAGCAGGCCGTGGGTGAATCCCGGCGGGATCTCCTCGACGTGATGGGTGACCAGCACCATCGCCGGCGCGTCCGGGTCCGCGGCCAGATCCGAGAGCCGGGCCACCAGCTCCTCGCGGCCACCGAGGTCCAGGCCCGCGGCGGGCTCATCGAGCAGCAGCAGCTCCGGGTCGGCCATCAGCGCGCGGGCGATCAACACCCGCTTGCGCTCCCCCTCCGACAGGGTGCCGAAACGACGGTCCGCCAGGTGCTCGGCGCCGACGCTTTCCAGCATGTCGATCGCCCGGGCGTAGTCGACCTCGTCGTAGGTCTCCCGCCACCGGCCGAGCACCGCGTACCCGGCCGAAACGACGAGATCCCGGACCACCTCATCGTCGGGTACCCGCTGAGCCAGTGCGGCGCTGGACAGTCCGACCCGGTAGCGCA contains:
- a CDS encoding esterase; this translates as MRTSIPAAVSSTLAAAALAATAGLGTASAAPPKCSDIDGVQVGNTCEVKISDPGYSVDITFPALYPNQRPLLDYVKQTRDGFLNLARNSDARVSPYVLETKATEYNSAVPPRGTQTVVLESYEWVGGAHPTTFYKAFNWDQGYRKAITIDTLFREDTDPFPVILPLVRASIAEQFGDAVVVHDDAGLDPRIYQNFAITNDTLIFFFDRGALLPEAAGNFSVAIPRSAVDAMLA
- a CDS encoding alanine/glycine:cation symporter family protein, which codes for MTEFLNTLNGYIWSNALIFLCLGAGVYFSIRSRFVQVRQVPEMLRLMLKGEKSPSGVSSFQALTMSLAGRVGTGNIAGVATAIAFGGPGAMFWMWAVAFLGASTSFVECTLGQIYKVRDRLTYEYRGGPAYYLSRGLGHTRVAPLFKVYGAVFALVTVLACGLLLPSVQSNSMAVAMENAWGMSTWWVGVGTVILLAFIIIGGVKRIATFASIVVPFMAVLYIVLALIIVMANASALPGVVKMVFASAFGADAAFGAIVGSAIMWGVKRGIYSNEAGQGTGPHAAAAAEVSHPAKQGLVQAFAVYVDTLFICSATGFLILSTGAYRVFEGESATGAVIASGGALPSSVVEVGPAYAQIGFDTLWSGAGASFIAVSLAFFCVTTIIAYYYMAETNLRFLIGRFATVSVPLIRGTVGSNLTMVLQALILVSVMSGAVSTAAEAWTLGDVGVGLMAWLNIVGIMILQQPAFKALRDFERQKKAGLDPMFDPIALGIRNAKFWENYDPKTGKDKVPATALS
- a CDS encoding THUMP-like domain-containing protein, which produces MNFTVSDVGYLTSEAGVAALAEVAEAPLTDRVAEIGALRARYGERTGVLVETTLLRRRAVAKLPGTGDWLFTDEALQQATAAPVAAHRAARLAGRAVHDATCSIGTEVAALAPVASGLIGSDLDEVRLAMARHNLGAAALWCRADALHPITGDTVVVIDPARRSGGRRRFDPAAYLPPLDGVLEVYAGRDLAVKCAPGIDFAGLAELGFAGEIEVTSWSGSVREACLWSPGLAEPGVRRRASVLDRAETLTDAEPDDCPVAPAGRWIVDPDGAVVRAGLVRQYAARHGLWQLDPQIAYLSGDALPAGVRGFEVLDELPYSERRLKAALAARDCGPLEILVRGLDIDPDALRRRLKPRGARALTVVLTRIGAGAAARATAFICLATPPVS
- a CDS encoding enoyl-CoA hydratase produces the protein MTHARPHHPREFVSVHTDPGTPGVGVLLLSRPPTNALTRQLCRELTDAAQEVDRRDDITVVILFGGHEMFCAGDDMPELRTLDAAGAEVGAEVRAQAIAAVAAIGKPTVAAVTGYALGAGLTLALAADWRVAGDNIKVGATEVLAGLIPDAPALAALTEVVGRGQAKDLVFSGRFVGAEEALELGLVDELVAPDGVYDAALARAQRFLDVPAAAVAAAKAIIDGRCDPAEASRRYAALLAGQDSSSSPVVV
- a CDS encoding NUDIX hydrolase produces the protein MTTAPEPLPVRPAATVMLVRDTPAGINVFLMRRHRAMEFAGGVIVFPGGGVDERDGRPGIAWHGPEPTWWAERFGIDDELARALVCAAARETFEESGVLFAGPADDADLLVDDAGVYADQRAALAAGSLSFGDFLRDERLTLRADLLRPWANWVTPKEERTRRYDTYFFVGALPAGQRADGENTESDRADWATPEAALADFAASRSFLLPPTWTQLDSLAGRTVAEVLAVQRRITAVQPHLTQRNGNWEIEFFDSDRYNAARAGRAP
- a CDS encoding ABC transporter ATP-binding protein; translation: MPASGSDSTDDAPTDPDLLIDFRNLTLRRGGQVLVGPISWQVELDERWVVLGPNGAGKTSLLRIAAAMEHPSTGVAYVLGERLGRTDAAELRYRVGLSSAALAQRVPDDEVVRDLVVSAGYAVLGRWRETYDEVDYARAIDMLESVGAEHLADRRFGTLSEGERKRVLIARALMADPELLLLDEPAAGLDLGGREELVARLSDLAADPDAPAMVLVTHHVEEIPPGFTHGLLLAEGKPVAAGLLGDVLTAENLTTAFGQSIGLDVIDGRYFARRVRTRAAHRRQ